One genomic region from Pseudomonadota bacterium encodes:
- a CDS encoding CoA transferase, whose product MSDNQPLRGIKVCDFAAGIAGPYASMMLAQYGADVVKVEAVDGDWIRNTGGRLKGDHGAQSLVTARGKRSLAINLKHPKGHEIALKLAAGADIVTESFRPGVIKRLGLDYPTVKKVNPKVIYLSVSGFGQSGPHAQRAAMDLILQAFSGLMSVTIDTSNQPIRVGISIVDYLTGLYALQATMAALIGRSVGSSGEHLDISLMQAALAPQAAQLIRQHVSGHQPHAFGMPVGTFRAKDGYVTISGAKPEHFIQTCDLLDREDIKNHPQFASHQDRIANAKKINSMMQETIIGQTCEYWVDAFNKTGLMCAKVNNYDDVLNDEHCQLINSFTWIEQAGVGKIPVVNPPGPAILKTNDSRGHAPNIGEHSSAVLEELGYSQTEIKVFSEAGVVNLGLKSMN is encoded by the coding sequence ATGAGCGACAACCAACCTCTACGCGGAATTAAGGTTTGTGATTTTGCTGCTGGTATTGCTGGACCCTATGCCAGCATGATGCTGGCACAGTACGGCGCAGACGTTGTAAAAGTAGAAGCGGTTGATGGCGACTGGATACGCAACACAGGCGGTCGTTTAAAAGGAGACCACGGAGCCCAATCCTTAGTCACAGCGCGCGGCAAAAGATCTCTGGCAATAAACTTGAAACATCCCAAAGGGCATGAGATAGCGCTCAAGCTTGCGGCTGGTGCGGACATAGTTACCGAGAGCTTTAGGCCTGGCGTGATCAAGCGTCTTGGTCTTGATTATCCAACGGTGAAGAAGGTAAACCCGAAGGTCATATATCTTTCCGTGTCAGGTTTTGGTCAGTCTGGGCCGCATGCCCAGCGCGCGGCTATGGATCTAATATTGCAAGCTTTTTCAGGGCTGATGTCAGTAACGATAGACACAAGTAATCAACCCATACGGGTCGGTATCTCGATAGTTGATTACTTAACCGGTCTTTACGCCCTACAAGCAACAATGGCCGCCCTAATTGGACGATCGGTAGGGTCTTCAGGCGAACACCTTGATATCAGCCTTATGCAAGCAGCTTTAGCACCACAAGCTGCTCAGTTAATACGGCAACACGTTAGCGGACATCAACCTCATGCCTTTGGTATGCCGGTAGGTACATTTCGTGCAAAAGACGGATACGTTACAATTTCGGGAGCAAAACCTGAACATTTTATCCAAACTTGCGATCTATTGGATCGGGAAGATATCAAAAATCACCCGCAGTTTGCCTCACACCAAGACCGTATTGCCAATGCAAAGAAAATTAATTCGATGATGCAGGAAACTATAATAGGGCAAACCTGTGAGTACTGGGTAGACGCTTTCAACAAAACAGGCCTTATGTGTGCAAAAGTAAATAATTATGATGACGTGTTAAATGACGAACATTGCCAACTAATAAATAGCTTCACATGGATTGAACAGGCCGGGGTTGGCAAAATCCCCGTCGTCAATCCACCGGGACCAGCAATTCTGAAGACAAATGACAGCCGAGGGCACGCGCCTAATATCGGTGAACATTCAAGTGCTGTGCTCGAGGAACTTGGTTACAGCCAAACTGAAATTAAAGTTTTTTCCGAAGCCGGGGTGGTTAATCTCGGTTTAAAATCTATGAATTAA
- a CDS encoding enoyl-CoA hydratase-related protein → MTEPVVLYEITDRVATITINRPEKLNALNDEVITGLRNAMHRFKEGDEAVAIVTGAGTRSFSAGADVNGPPRNPPTWTAIPGVGLDLDKPVIAAVSGYCIGAAIVLVQFADLAVAAENAVFHYPETQLGVSGGMIASMAARIPHKVAMELLIAGTKFSAQRAYEVGMVNKVVPDGQHIDAAMEYAVKLRNSAPLVMSMLKRFVRDDILPKGPVERAGIALRETQKIDQSEDKREGLGAFKEKRKPNFNGR, encoded by the coding sequence GTGACAGAACCTGTCGTTCTTTATGAAATAACTGATCGTGTCGCCACAATTACGATTAACAGACCCGAAAAATTGAATGCGTTGAATGACGAGGTCATTACTGGCCTCCGTAATGCAATGCATCGCTTCAAAGAGGGTGACGAGGCTGTAGCCATAGTGACAGGTGCCGGCACTCGCTCATTCTCTGCCGGCGCTGATGTTAACGGACCGCCGCGCAACCCGCCAACCTGGACTGCAATTCCTGGGGTCGGCCTCGATCTGGACAAACCAGTGATTGCTGCCGTCTCCGGCTACTGTATTGGGGCAGCTATAGTATTGGTACAATTTGCTGATCTCGCTGTTGCCGCTGAAAATGCAGTCTTTCACTACCCAGAAACCCAATTAGGTGTTTCAGGAGGCATGATTGCAAGTATGGCAGCTCGCATACCTCATAAGGTTGCTATGGAATTATTAATTGCAGGCACAAAATTTTCGGCTCAACGAGCTTATGAGGTTGGAATGGTTAATAAGGTAGTACCAGATGGACAGCACATAGATGCAGCGATGGAATACGCAGTAAAACTTCGCAACAGTGCGCCATTAGTAATGAGCATGTTAAAACGCTTTGTCCGCGATGACATACTACCCAAAGGCCCAGTGGAGCGTGCCGGAATTGCACTTCGCGAAACACAAAAGATTGACCAAAGTGAGGACAAACGGGAGGGTCTCGGTGCATTTAAGGAAAAACGCAAACCCAACTTCAATGGACGATAA
- a CDS encoding acetamidase/formamidase family protein has translation MAQCHKFLPSPGTVHWGYFDGTLPSIGEIASGDTLIIETISGGPSDLPDDQSLEVLPVHRDIHAKCQRDGGGHILTGPISIKNAKPGDMLEVKIKDIELNFNWGFNRIRPLSGTLPEDFPCYQLTTIPLDTEKMTATLPWGTELQLNPFFGVMGTAPPQEWGRQPSTIPRAFGGNLDIKSLTKGAKLFLPVFVEGGLFSVGDGHGCQGDGEANGTAIETGLRGTFEICLHKNINLSMPRAETETHFISIGIDPSLDNAAKQALREMIQFICDNSNLSRKEAYTLCSLAADMRVSQTVNIHKGIHLMIPKSAVRG, from the coding sequence ATGGCGCAATGCCACAAATTCCTTCCTTCCCCGGGCACCGTTCATTGGGGCTATTTTGATGGAACGCTGCCCTCAATTGGTGAGATTGCCTCTGGGGATACCCTGATAATCGAAACAATCTCCGGTGGGCCAAGTGATTTGCCCGATGATCAAAGCCTCGAAGTCTTGCCTGTCCACCGTGACATACATGCAAAATGTCAGAGGGACGGTGGGGGGCATATTTTAACGGGTCCAATATCAATTAAAAATGCAAAACCGGGCGATATGCTTGAAGTGAAAATTAAGGATATCGAACTGAACTTTAATTGGGGGTTTAATCGGATACGCCCGTTATCAGGCACGTTACCCGAAGATTTTCCTTGTTACCAACTGACTACGATACCACTCGACACTGAAAAAATGACGGCGACTTTGCCCTGGGGCACCGAGCTCCAACTTAATCCGTTCTTTGGTGTCATGGGGACAGCACCTCCTCAAGAATGGGGACGTCAACCATCAACCATACCACGCGCATTCGGAGGAAACCTCGACATTAAATCACTCACAAAAGGAGCAAAACTTTTTCTGCCGGTTTTCGTTGAAGGAGGATTATTTTCTGTTGGAGACGGCCATGGCTGCCAAGGGGACGGTGAGGCAAATGGCACCGCTATCGAAACAGGTCTTAGAGGAACCTTTGAAATTTGCCTACACAAAAATATAAATTTATCTATGCCGAGGGCAGAAACTGAAACACATTTTATTTCTATCGGCATTGATCCCTCTTTGGATAATGCGGCCAAGCAAGCTTTGCGCGAAATGATTCAATTTATTTGTGACAATTCAAACTTGTCGAGGAAAGAAGCTTACACATTATGTAGTCTCGCCGCGGACATGCGTGTTAGCCAAACCGTGAACATACACAAGGGTATTCATCTTATGATACCAAAGTCCGCAGTACGGGGCTAA
- a CDS encoding alpha/beta fold hydrolase → MLNWSPTLARAGAQILEALRSQRPDNFAARVERLSRDRLSAFMKGVQVYRDHSYRRKLEDPPVVWTEGSTRLLDYGDERRTKPVIIIPSLINRHYILDLSEERSFVRWLAGEGFHPFVVDWGTPSQIERSFAVGDYVKRLDHVLDWVGNATDYPSVSVIGYCMGGMLAMGMSLRNVAKINNLVLLATPWNFHNKGVPYANALATLYSVLEPSIKLVEELPSDVLQICFSALDPLLIERKFVSFSEKDPETPDAHAFVAIEDWVNDGVPLVASVARECFCDWYGSNSPAKGEWKVDGHVVKPAFFDKPVLVVVPENDRIVPRGSAIALGKTLPQVTFLEPAAGHVGMVVGRSAKKTLWTPVAKWLSTP, encoded by the coding sequence TTGCTAAATTGGAGTCCAACTCTAGCAAGAGCCGGAGCACAGATTCTCGAAGCACTTCGAAGTCAGAGGCCTGACAATTTTGCGGCTCGGGTTGAAAGGCTAAGTCGGGACAGGTTGTCGGCCTTTATGAAGGGCGTTCAGGTTTACCGTGATCACTCTTATCGGCGAAAGTTAGAGGATCCGCCGGTAGTTTGGACTGAGGGGTCTACGCGGCTTCTGGACTATGGTGATGAACGGAGAACTAAGCCTGTCATCATAATTCCATCACTAATTAATCGACACTATATTTTAGATTTAAGTGAGGAGCGTAGTTTTGTTCGTTGGTTAGCAGGAGAGGGATTTCATCCTTTCGTGGTAGACTGGGGCACGCCAAGCCAAATCGAACGGTCATTTGCAGTTGGTGATTATGTGAAGCGCTTGGATCATGTCCTAGACTGGGTCGGAAATGCAACGGATTATCCATCTGTTTCAGTGATAGGTTATTGTATGGGTGGGATGCTCGCGATGGGAATGTCACTCCGCAACGTAGCGAAAATAAACAACCTTGTTTTATTGGCCACACCCTGGAATTTCCACAACAAAGGGGTTCCCTATGCCAATGCCCTAGCAACCCTTTATTCAGTTTTAGAACCTTCGATCAAATTAGTCGAAGAACTGCCGTCTGATGTTCTTCAAATTTGTTTCAGTGCACTTGATCCCCTTTTAATTGAGCGAAAGTTCGTTTCGTTCTCTGAAAAAGATCCTGAAACACCGGACGCTCATGCATTTGTTGCTATCGAAGATTGGGTAAATGATGGAGTGCCATTGGTCGCATCGGTGGCGCGGGAATGTTTTTGTGATTGGTATGGAAGCAATAGCCCGGCGAAAGGCGAATGGAAAGTTGATGGTCACGTTGTAAAGCCCGCTTTTTTTGACAAACCCGTTCTTGTAGTTGTGCCAGAGAATGATCGCATTGTGCCGCGAGGTTCCGCTATTGCACTAGGGAAAACTCTGCCACAGGTAACGTTTCTCGAACCCGCTGCTGGGCACGTAGGGATGGTCGTTGGCCGATCTGCTAAGAAGACATTATGGACGCCAGTGGCCAAATGGCTTTCCACACCCTGA
- the phaR gene encoding polyhydroxyalkanoate synthesis repressor PhaR has protein sequence MSAKKDRDETIIIKKYANRRLYNTSTSSYVTLDHLCQMVKDGIDFTVHDAKTGEDITRSVLTQIIVEEEAKGEHLLPIGFLRQIIGFYGDNMKGMMIPQYLEHSMKTFAENQDQLQSYFQETMGKIFPFGSLDEIGKQNLAMLQQTLKMFSTTDKKTASEEYKNRGKNSENEEVYELRKRLDEMQRQINKMTE, from the coding sequence ATGTCGGCAAAAAAAGATAGAGATGAGACTATTATCATTAAAAAGTATGCAAACCGCAGGCTATACAATACTTCTACTAGTAGCTACGTGACACTAGATCACCTATGCCAAATGGTGAAAGACGGAATCGACTTCACAGTTCATGATGCTAAGACAGGTGAAGATATAACGCGGTCCGTTCTGACACAAATAATTGTTGAAGAGGAGGCAAAGGGAGAACACTTGCTTCCCATTGGATTTCTACGCCAGATCATCGGCTTTTACGGAGATAACATGAAGGGAATGATGATTCCTCAATACCTCGAGCATTCCATGAAGACCTTTGCCGAAAACCAAGATCAGCTGCAATCCTATTTTCAAGAAACCATGGGGAAAATATTTCCATTTGGTTCACTCGATGAAATAGGCAAACAAAATCTCGCCATGCTTCAGCAAACGCTGAAAATGTTTTCAACTACTGATAAGAAAACCGCGTCAGAAGAGTATAAAAACCGAGGAAAAAATTCAGAAAATGAAGAAGTTTATGAACTGCGTAAAAGACTTGATGAAATGCAACGTCAAATTAACAAGATGACTGAATAG
- a CDS encoding acyl--CoA ligase, which yields MTNTIVSCLEKGLCNEVAIGAPGRTGLTFQELRDHIKNTANALNSRGIGRNDRVAIVLPNGPEMASAFLAVGACATTAPLNPSYRADEYDFYLSDLGAKALLVEKNSSSPAIEVAKSRNITVIEIAWSETDPAGSFTLINGQTDDSVHEGMAEPEDIALVLHTSGTTSRPKIVPLSHANITASARHIGAALSLSNSDRCMNIMPLFHIHGLIAAVLSSVAAGGSVFCCPSFNALKVFSWFDASAPNWYTAVPTMHQAILSRAVRNAEIIAKLSLRFIRSSSSSLPPPIMLELEKTFGAPVIESYGMTEAAHQMTSNQLPPGQRKPGCVGVAAGPQVEIMGEDGQILPRGDTGEIVIRGPNVTSGYESNPTANKDNFREGWFCTGDQGLLDPDGFLKITGRLKEIINRGGEKIAPLEVDNVIQAHSAVAQVVTFAMPHSKLGEDVAAAIVLVEGGSASEREIKDFAAAKLADFKVPRQIIFVDEIPKGATGKMQRIGLAEKLGLNK from the coding sequence ATGACCAATACAATCGTATCATGCCTCGAAAAAGGCCTTTGCAACGAAGTAGCCATTGGTGCACCCGGTCGCACAGGCTTAACTTTTCAAGAGCTCCGCGACCATATTAAAAATACAGCAAACGCACTCAACTCGCGTGGCATAGGAAGAAATGATAGGGTGGCGATTGTCCTACCAAATGGCCCAGAAATGGCATCGGCTTTTCTAGCAGTTGGTGCGTGCGCTACTACCGCCCCGCTAAATCCCTCTTACAGAGCCGATGAATACGATTTTTATCTCTCTGATCTTGGCGCCAAAGCACTGTTAGTTGAAAAAAATAGCAGTTCCCCTGCTATAGAGGTCGCCAAATCGCGCAATATAACCGTAATCGAGATTGCTTGGTCCGAAACCGATCCTGCAGGGTCCTTCACATTAATTAACGGGCAAACTGATGATTCCGTCCATGAAGGTATGGCCGAGCCTGAGGATATCGCCTTAGTGTTACATACCTCTGGTACCACCTCGCGGCCAAAAATAGTACCGCTGTCACACGCCAATATTACTGCCTCAGCAAGACACATCGGAGCCGCCTTGTCACTCTCGAACTCCGATAGATGTATGAATATAATGCCGTTATTCCACATCCACGGATTAATCGCAGCTGTGTTATCCTCAGTAGCAGCCGGAGGCTCTGTGTTTTGCTGTCCCTCTTTTAATGCTTTGAAAGTATTCAGCTGGTTCGATGCGTCTGCCCCTAACTGGTACACGGCAGTGCCAACGATGCATCAAGCAATTCTATCTAGAGCAGTGCGCAATGCAGAAATTATAGCCAAGTTATCGCTACGCTTCATTCGCTCTTCATCTTCATCGTTACCTCCTCCAATTATGCTGGAATTAGAAAAAACTTTTGGTGCACCCGTGATCGAATCTTACGGGATGACAGAGGCGGCTCATCAAATGACAAGTAATCAGTTGCCGCCGGGGCAGCGCAAACCAGGTTGCGTTGGCGTTGCCGCTGGACCACAAGTTGAGATAATGGGAGAGGATGGCCAAATACTGCCGAGAGGCGACACAGGAGAAATAGTAATTCGCGGTCCAAATGTAACTAGTGGCTATGAGAGTAACCCAACTGCAAATAAGGATAATTTTAGAGAAGGGTGGTTTTGCACCGGAGACCAAGGGCTGCTGGATCCGGATGGGTTTCTCAAGATCACGGGACGGTTGAAGGAAATAATAAACCGTGGAGGTGAAAAAATAGCTCCTTTAGAAGTCGATAACGTAATTCAAGCCCACTCGGCGGTAGCACAAGTAGTCACATTTGCCATGCCTCACTCAAAACTCGGGGAGGACGTCGCGGCTGCAATAGTATTAGTCGAAGGAGGAAGTGCAAGCGAACGTGAAATTAAGGACTTTGCTGCGGCGAAGCTAGCTGACTTCAAAGTTCCTCGGCAAATCATTTTTGTTGATGAAATTCCGAAAGGCGCTACTGGTAAGATGCAACGCATTGGTCTTGCAGAGAAACTTGGACTGAATAAATGA
- a CDS encoding 2-dehydropantoate 2-reductase: MKICIFGAGAIGGFIGAELAASEHEVSLIARGPHLSAIQENGLKLIRAGSERVTHPVATDNPSVLGSQDFVFITLKAHSVPGVVEHMQPLLGPNTTVVTAVNGLPWWYFYQTEGIHSNKQLSAVDPGNKQWNGIRPERVIGCVVYPAAEIYKPGVIQHIEGDRFTLGEPDGSRSERVKCISRALIKSGFKAPVRTRIRDEIWIKLWGNLSFNPISALTGATLVEICNDDGAISVVRKMMLEAAEIATALGVNLSVDIEKRIAGAKAVGAHKTSMLQDLERGRPMEIDALIGAVQELGILTKKPTPTIDTVLALIKQRARLAGCY, encoded by the coding sequence ATGAAAATCTGCATTTTTGGAGCTGGTGCCATTGGTGGATTCATAGGGGCTGAGCTTGCCGCTAGCGAACACGAGGTATCCTTGATTGCACGCGGTCCTCATTTGTCCGCTATCCAAGAGAACGGCCTAAAACTTATCCGAGCTGGATCCGAGAGAGTCACCCATCCCGTAGCCACTGACAATCCCTCAGTACTCGGATCACAGGACTTTGTATTCATCACATTAAAAGCACATTCAGTACCTGGGGTAGTTGAACACATGCAACCTCTTTTGGGCCCAAACACCACCGTGGTCACCGCAGTTAATGGTTTGCCTTGGTGGTACTTCTATCAAACCGAAGGCATACATTCGAATAAACAACTTTCTGCTGTGGACCCTGGAAACAAACAATGGAATGGCATTAGGCCTGAAAGAGTAATCGGTTGTGTTGTCTATCCTGCTGCTGAGATTTATAAACCGGGTGTCATCCAACATATAGAGGGAGATCGCTTTACTCTAGGAGAGCCCGATGGCAGCCGATCAGAGCGCGTAAAATGTATATCCCGAGCACTCATTAAGAGCGGTTTCAAAGCACCCGTTAGAACGCGCATACGTGATGAGATTTGGATAAAACTCTGGGGTAATCTAAGTTTTAATCCAATAAGCGCCCTCACTGGGGCAACACTTGTGGAGATCTGCAATGATGACGGAGCAATATCAGTAGTCCGCAAAATGATGCTAGAGGCGGCAGAGATCGCTACTGCACTTGGTGTAAACCTGTCCGTTGATATCGAAAAACGGATTGCAGGGGCCAAAGCCGTAGGTGCCCACAAAACTTCTATGCTCCAAGATCTAGAGCGTGGAAGGCCAATGGAAATAGATGCACTAATCGGTGCCGTGCAAGAACTGGGTATCCTAACTAAAAAACCAACACCAACCATCGATACTGTACTAGCGCTTATCAAGCAACGTGCCCGTCTCGCTGGTTGTTATTAG
- a CDS encoding methyltransferase domain-containing protein has product MSVRELAKKSIGISCLYYLFDDWRTGRQIARGNIEAESGARHNQLSTRESTSYIRKVYNDYLAYGRVKKFKGRIAEIGPGDNFGVALLLLTHGAQEVDAIDRFYSRRDHDAQWKIYSALCSEEGIENPFLGDPGEITLHGLGYHPGVAAEEFFTSRKEYYDVILSRAVLEHLFDPIGALRDMAESLKPGGSLIHRIDLRDHGMFPNHHPLTFLTINEIIYRRMTSESGRPNRILIHRYREWLEKSNLDGEIWITRLAGIKSEFKPVCWDDIPIRSRNKALTAVQQVRPRLARSLRNVSDEDLAVTGIVLTAKSRA; this is encoded by the coding sequence ATGAGCGTTAGGGAACTTGCAAAGAAGAGTATTGGTATTAGCTGCCTGTATTATCTTTTCGATGACTGGCGCACGGGGAGACAAATTGCTCGTGGCAATATTGAAGCCGAGAGCGGGGCCCGCCACAATCAACTTTCGACTAGGGAGTCTACTTCCTACATCAGAAAGGTTTATAACGACTACCTAGCGTATGGTCGTGTCAAAAAATTTAAAGGGCGTATCGCAGAGATAGGCCCTGGAGACAACTTCGGGGTGGCCCTATTGCTGCTCACCCATGGTGCGCAAGAAGTCGACGCTATCGATCGTTTTTATTCAAGGAGGGATCACGATGCGCAATGGAAAATATACAGTGCATTATGCTCAGAGGAAGGTATAGAAAACCCTTTCCTCGGCGATCCTGGCGAGATTACGCTCCACGGACTAGGGTATCATCCAGGAGTGGCCGCTGAGGAATTTTTCACCTCACGTAAAGAATACTATGATGTAATACTCTCAAGAGCAGTATTAGAACATTTATTTGATCCTATAGGGGCCCTCCGTGATATGGCAGAGTCACTTAAACCAGGCGGTAGCCTCATCCACCGAATCGATTTGAGAGATCATGGGATGTTTCCAAACCACCACCCCCTAACTTTTCTGACAATAAATGAAATAATTTATCGCCGTATGACAAGTGAGTCGGGCCGCCCAAATCGTATACTCATTCATCGCTACAGAGAATGGCTCGAAAAAAGTAACCTAGACGGCGAAATTTGGATCACGCGCCTCGCAGGAATAAAAAGCGAATTCAAGCCTGTTTGCTGGGATGACATTCCAATCAGAAGTCGCAATAAAGCTTTGACTGCTGTGCAACAGGTCCGCCCCAGGCTTGCCCGAAGCTTACGTAACGTGTCAGACGAGGATTTAGCCGTCACGGGAATAGTGCTCACTGCAAAATCCCGAGCTTGA
- the cysC gene encoding adenylyl-sulfate kinase, translating to MGSKEENGPKSNQNLVEVQSSVSDEEKALRNGHKGGVLWFTGLPGSGKSTLAVELERCLFDSGYNAFVLDGDNVRSGLNADLGFSPEDRTENIRRVGEVAALMANAGLITIAAFISPYKSDRRQARTASGMCFHEIAIVADLSTCEARDPKGHYKKARLGEIPDFTGVSAPYEYPETPDLVVDTDSNTITRCVDLLVEYVQENFILKDG from the coding sequence ATGGGAAGCAAAGAAGAGAACGGACCGAAATCAAATCAAAACCTAGTTGAAGTCCAAAGTAGTGTGAGCGATGAAGAAAAGGCATTGCGTAACGGTCATAAAGGCGGGGTCCTCTGGTTTACTGGCCTCCCAGGATCTGGCAAATCAACCTTGGCGGTAGAACTTGAACGCTGTTTATTTGACTCCGGCTATAATGCGTTTGTGCTTGATGGTGACAACGTGCGCAGTGGGCTCAATGCTGATTTGGGATTTTCGCCCGAAGATAGGACCGAAAATATTAGACGCGTCGGCGAGGTAGCGGCATTAATGGCTAATGCGGGCCTAATAACTATTGCGGCATTCATTTCGCCATATAAAAGTGACCGAAGGCAAGCGCGCACAGCGTCCGGTATGTGTTTTCATGAAATAGCGATTGTAGCTGATCTTTCAACATGTGAGGCGCGGGACCCAAAAGGTCACTATAAAAAAGCTCGGTTAGGTGAGATACCAGATTTTACTGGTGTGTCGGCTCCCTACGAATACCCTGAGACGCCTGACCTTGTTGTTGATACAGACTCTAACACCATTACACGTTGCGTTGACCTACTTGTAGAATATGTGCAGGAAAATTTTATACTGAAGGACGGTTAA